In one Fundulus heteroclitus isolate FHET01 chromosome 3, MU-UCD_Fhet_4.1, whole genome shotgun sequence genomic region, the following are encoded:
- the plekhf2 gene encoding pleckstrin homology domain-containing family F member 2: protein MVDRLANSEANSKRIGLVESCFGAAGQPLAIPGRVLIGEGVLTKLCRKKPKARQFFLFNDILVYGNIVIQKKKYNKQHIIPLESVTIDTVQDEGELRNGWLIKTPTKSFAVYAATATEKSEWMNHIGKCVRELLQKSGKSPTGEHAAVWVPDSEATVCMRCKKVKFTPVSRRHHCRKCGYVVCGPCSEKKFLLPSQSSKPVRVCEHCYGVLSGSLGPNADSLSRPGLNFNNTLSDDDDDDDSSD from the coding sequence ATGGTGGACCGGCTTGCTAACAGCGAGGCCAACTCCAAGCGCATCGGGTTGGTGGAGAGCTGCTTTGGAGCCGCGGGCCAGCCGCTGGCCATCCCCGGCCGAGTGCTGATCGGCGAGGGCGTCCTCACCAAGCTCTGCCGCAAGAAGCCCAAAGCGCGGCAGTTCTTCCTCTTCAACGACATCCTGGTCTACGGCAACATCGTCATCCAGAAGAAGAAGTACAACAAGCAGCACATCATCCCCCTGGAGAGCGTCACCATCGACACGGTGCAGGACGAGGGCGAGCTGCGCAACGGCTGGCTCATCAAGACGCCCACCAAGTCCTTCGCCGTCTACGCCGCCACCGCCACCGAGAAGTCCGAGTGGATGAACCACATCGGGAAGTGCGTgagggagctgctgcagaagagCGGCAAGTCTCCGACGGGCGAGCACGCCGCCGTCTGGGTGCCCGACTCCGAGGCCACGGTGTGCATGCGCTGCAAGAAGGTGAAGTTCACGCCGGTGAGCCGCCGCCACCACTGCAGGAAGTGCGGCTACGTGGTGTGCGGGCCGTGCTCGGAGAAGAAGTTCCTGCTGCCCAGCCAGTCGTCCAAGCCGGTGCGCGTGTGCGAGCACTGCTACGGCGTGCTGTCGGGAAGCCTGGGGCCCAACGCGGATTCCCTGAGCCGGCCGGGCTTAAACTTCAACAACACGCTGTcggacgacgacgacgacgacgacagCAGTGACTga